From a single Sphaeramia orbicularis chromosome 4, fSphaOr1.1, whole genome shotgun sequence genomic region:
- the LOC115418220 gene encoding tetraspanin-33, translated as MRGYRGIKYTLFICCYVFWVVSAGLIAVGIYAKIAKEKDVVDTLTVDPALLLIVVGSVTFLITFLGCFGALRNATCLLKTFLAILVAIVLLQIAAGVVGYLFTDMVMERTEQLMMKAIVRYREDPDLENAIDFIQKKFQCCGVESYKDWSQNVYFECSDTNPSLEACGVPFSCCVNLQNQTVLDTMCGYGVQELEETSAAEDVYTMGCLEKTIWWVKNNLLLVGGLSTGLLLLEVCMIGLAAAQISWIKKVQKRERENSVRSQWERKDSYWFPAFADFDDE; from the exons ATGAGAGGATACAGAGGAATCAAATACACACTGTTCATCTGCTGTTATGTCTTCTGG GTTGTGAGCGCCGGCCTCATAGCAGTCGGCATCTACGCCAAAATCGCCAAAGAGAAAG ATGTGGTGGACACTCTGACCGTGGATCCGGCTCTTCTGCTGATCGTCGTCGGTTCAGTGACGTTCCTCATCACATTCCTCGGATGTTTCGGAGCGCTGCGCAACGCCACCTGCCTGCTGAAGACG TTTCTGGCGATCCTGGTGGCCATCGTTCTCCTGCAGATTGCAGCAGGAGTCGTTGGATACCTGTTCACTGACATG gtGATGGAGAGGACGGAGCAGCTGATGATGAAGGCCATTGTCCGCTACAGGGAAGACCCAGACCTGGAAAACGCCATTGACTTCATCCAGAAGAAG TTCCAGTGCTGTGGAGTTGAGAGCTATAAGGACTGGTCCCAGAACGTTTACTTTGAGTGTTCGGATACTAACCCCAGCCTGGAGGCCTGTGGAGTCCCATTCTCCTGCTGCGTCAACCTGCAGAACCAG ACggtgctggacaccatgtgtggGTATGGAGTTCAGGAGCTGGAGGAGACCTCGGCCGCTGAGGACGTCTACACCATGGGCTGTCTGGAGAAAACCATCTGGTGGGTGAAGAACAACCTCCTGCTGGTGGGTGGACTGAGCAccgggctgctgctgctggag GTCTGTATGATCGGTCTGGCTGCCGCTCAGATCTCCTGGATTAAAAAAGTCCAAAAACGAGAGAGAGAAAACTCAGTGCGGAGTCAGTGGGAGAGGAAGGACAGCTACTGGTTTCCCGCCTTCGCCGACTTCGATGACGAATGA